From Arthrobacter sp. FW306-2-2C-D06B, a single genomic window includes:
- a CDS encoding ABC transporter substrate-binding protein, with protein sequence MAIAGCGAGGGASSGAAGASTDPVTTTTVAAWNDIVKKANSEGKVTFYTSLTGMNPVVSAFEKAYPDIKVTVQLAPTSDLVSRLDQEISIGAKGADVAFHSSTGWFDKNYTENNFAGLQVSPEAASAGWNKLLANKSYATVYGYPFTLAYSTTGPGPVSSVQQLVDSNPHAKVGLVSPSVSPVIAFYYDTLRKTYGDQILAKLAKTNFSVQANNLLAAQGVGSGEYDYAVPAIGSQVSPLIASGAKVAQTIPTTATSGVFYDSAVLKNAPNPNAAQVFMNFLMSQEADTQFVKSLAPATVPLKTDGAVPWSDVQGYNPNDWTTEKWNAWIAKYWTPLFGK encoded by the coding sequence GTGGCGATCGCCGGTTGCGGTGCAGGTGGCGGGGCTAGTTCCGGCGCCGCGGGTGCTTCCACCGACCCGGTGACAACTACGACGGTGGCCGCCTGGAACGACATCGTCAAGAAAGCGAATAGCGAGGGGAAAGTCACCTTCTACACTTCGCTAACCGGAATGAACCCTGTCGTTTCGGCCTTTGAGAAGGCCTATCCCGACATCAAGGTAACCGTGCAGCTAGCACCCACATCCGATCTGGTATCTCGGCTTGACCAAGAGATCTCCATCGGCGCGAAGGGGGCCGATGTGGCATTCCACAGCTCGACCGGGTGGTTCGACAAGAACTACACGGAAAACAACTTCGCGGGCTTGCAGGTCAGCCCTGAGGCCGCAAGTGCAGGCTGGAACAAGCTCCTGGCGAACAAGAGCTATGCAACCGTCTACGGCTACCCGTTCACCCTCGCCTATTCAACCACCGGGCCGGGACCCGTTTCGAGCGTCCAACAGTTGGTCGACAGCAACCCTCACGCCAAGGTCGGGTTGGTGAGCCCGTCGGTTTCGCCAGTTATCGCGTTCTACTATGACACACTGCGCAAGACCTATGGAGATCAGATTCTCGCTAAACTCGCAAAGACGAACTTCTCGGTTCAGGCGAACAACCTGCTCGCGGCCCAGGGAGTAGGGTCTGGTGAGTATGACTACGCAGTCCCCGCGATTGGCTCTCAAGTGTCGCCGCTCATCGCCAGCGGTGCGAAAGTGGCTCAGACGATTCCCACAACGGCCACTTCCGGCGTCTTTTACGATTCAGCGGTGCTGAAGAATGCCCCCAACCCGAACGCTGCGCAGGTCTTCATGAACTTCCTGATGAGCCAGGAAGCCGACACCCAGTTCGTAAAGTCGCTCGCCCCGGCGACCGTTCCGTTGAAAACGGACGGAGCAGTCCCTTGGAGCGATGTGCAAGGCTACAACCCAAACGACTGGACAACAGAGAAGTGGAACGCCTGGATCGCAAAGTACTGGACACCGCTGTTCGGCAAATAG